A genome region from Mercenaria mercenaria strain notata chromosome 11, MADL_Memer_1, whole genome shotgun sequence includes the following:
- the LOC128546569 gene encoding sulfotransferase 4A1-like has translation MAEQKEEATKPRLFLKRKVYKGVTMMENEVEEIEKMETRENDIWVCTFPRSGTTMTQEMVYLIQTLDFDTAKAVQIQERFPIIDVKDDRYPYYKGLKYIEQMKSPRFIKTHLHHFLLPEQLQKGKGRIIYMVRNPKDVVISFYRLMHWGDQLAEDETTFDQFVDTFVNGTGYACPWPRHVLEYWERRDDKNVLFLRYEDVIKDKPAAIRQIADFLGRKLTEEDVQRITEHCKVENMRENPTVNLAYFRDIKSVNDDAEGRFINTGQSGTWQDKLTPEQNEKVDRLIQALDGSGLVF, from the exons ATGGCGGAACAGAAAGAAGAAGCTACAAAACCCAGACTTTTTCTTAAACGAAAAGTTTACAAAGGAGTAACAATGATGGAAAATGAAGTTGAGGAAATTGAGAAAATGGAGACGAGAGAAAATGACATCTGGGTCTGCACATTCCCAAGATCAG GAACGACTATGACACAAGAAATGGTGTATCTCATACAGACTTTAGACTTTGATACAGCTAAAGCAGTACAAATCCAGGAAAGATTTCCAATTATAGACGTAAAGGATGACAGGTACCCTTACTATAAAG GACTCAAATACATTGAACAAATGAAGTCTCCGAGATTTATAAAAACTCAtcttcatcattttcttcttcccGAACAACTACAGAAGGGCAAAGGAAGG attatcTACATGGTCAGAAATCCTAAAGACGTGGTGATATCATTCTATCGTCTCATGCACTGGGGTGACCAACTTGCTGAGGATGAGACTACGTTTGATCAGTTTGTTGATACATTCGTGAACGGAACAG GCTATGCTTGTCCGTGGCCACGGCATGTATTAGAGTACTGGGAGCGGCGAGACGACAAGAATGTCCTCTTTCTTAGATATGAAGACGTGATAAAA GATAAACCTGCTGCTATCAGACAGATTGCTGACTTTCTTGGACGAAAGCTAACCGAGGAAGATGTTCAGAGGATAACCGAGCACTGTAAGGTTGAAAACATGCGTGAAAATCCCACCGTGAATTTAGCCTACTTTAGAGACATAAAATCCGTAAATGATGATGCGGAAGGAAGGTTCATCAACACAG GTCAGTCAGGAACTTGGCAAGATAAACTTACACCAGAACAAAATGAGAAGGTTGACAGACTCATTCAAGCACTAGACGGATCGGGTCTTGTCTTTTGA